A single Nostoc sp. PCC 7107 DNA region contains:
- a CDS encoding WD40 repeat domain-containing protein → MNLTTNQSSEFAIYDSGMLSDYVTALAWSPEGEILAATSAAGEVVLWNDGNVVELKSSNGKSVDCVAFSADGKFLAVGGQDGQVKIWQENELIATLENTPAWVDKLAWNHTSNQLAFSLGRYVQVWDADQREIVVTLNFDNSSVLGIDWRSDGKYLAIAGYQGVKIWESQNWDEEPFFLTMPTVSVAMGWSPDSKYLASGNMDRSVTVLDWNNPDPWIMRGFPGKIRQLAWSEATTELGAPILASSSVEGIVVWEKLEDESLGWEARVLTNHVDVINAIAFAPHSFLLASAGADGLLCLWSAAAQVSQILTGVSAGFSTLAWHPQCQFLAAGGEQGELIIWSKDV, encoded by the coding sequence ATGAACTTGACAACTAACCAATCCTCAGAATTTGCCATATATGATTCAGGGATGCTGTCAGATTATGTCACAGCATTAGCTTGGTCTCCTGAAGGTGAAATTCTCGCTGCTACTTCTGCGGCTGGCGAGGTGGTGCTATGGAATGATGGCAATGTAGTAGAACTAAAAAGTAGTAATGGTAAATCAGTAGACTGTGTGGCTTTTTCGGCTGATGGCAAATTTTTAGCTGTTGGCGGACAAGATGGACAAGTTAAAATTTGGCAAGAAAATGAACTCATCGCCACGTTAGAAAATACACCCGCCTGGGTTGACAAGTTGGCTTGGAATCATACTAGTAACCAACTAGCTTTTAGTTTGGGGCGTTACGTGCAAGTGTGGGATGCAGATCAGCGCGAGATAGTCGTCACCTTAAATTTTGATAACTCCTCGGTTTTAGGTATAGATTGGCGCAGCGATGGAAAGTATTTAGCCATTGCTGGTTATCAAGGAGTCAAGATTTGGGAGAGTCAAAACTGGGATGAAGAACCATTCTTTCTGACTATGCCAACTGTAAGTGTAGCTATGGGTTGGTCGCCAGATAGCAAATATTTGGCTTCGGGTAATATGGATCGCAGCGTCACTGTGTTGGACTGGAACAACCCTGACCCTTGGATTATGCGAGGCTTTCCTGGTAAGATTCGTCAGTTGGCTTGGTCGGAAGCTACTACAGAACTAGGTGCGCCCATACTGGCTTCTTCCAGTGTTGAAGGCATTGTCGTCTGGGAAAAGTTAGAGGATGAATCTCTGGGTTGGGAAGCGCGAGTGTTAACTAATCATGTAGATGTGATTAATGCGATCGCTTTTGCACCCCACAGCTTTTTATTAGCCTCCGCCGGCGCTGATGGTTTATTGTGTTTGTGGTCAGCAGCAGCACAAGTATCACAAATTCTCACGGGTGTTAGCGCCGGGTTCTCCACCTTAGCTTGGCATCCCCAATGTCAATTTCTCGCCGCAGGTGGTGAACAAGGCGAGTTAATTATCTGGTCAAAAGATGTATAA
- a CDS encoding cell wall metabolism sensor histidine kinase WalK: MRRNQNQQAKESCLKYIKSLFWATRTQIFFWYFLILCFIFIFFVPVFRYFLYAQVERRVHKEINEKMDIFLELVNGNPKLFDYLENGEQDDTINLLKEADNRLIKPPKSLEELKDFFDAFLVNQIPEDDTFLIALTEEKFYKSSPRGRPKELSRDSSLMRYWSKLTQPEEGERRLPGSSVENIIYLAQPVKIQGEIIGVFVIAHTTAGEHGEVVEAIRVIIPVSAGILVLALVLAWFASGKILAPLRLLTQTVRNISESDLNQRLSIPGEGELAELAATFNEMMDRLQAAFISQRDFINDAGHELRTPITIIRGHLELMGDDPQEIQETLALVMDELERMNRFVNDLSLLAKAERPDFLYLETVDISALTEELFVKVQALGDRNWQLKTTAKGRIVADRQRLTQAVMNLVQNATQHTKTTDTITLGSAINRGKLRFWVSDTGEGIAQVDQQRIFQRFARAANSRRRSEGAGLGLSIVQVIVEAHGGQVTLESKLGTGATFTITLPLETPQDKNL; this comes from the coding sequence ATGCGGAGAAATCAAAATCAACAAGCAAAAGAAAGCTGCTTAAAGTACATTAAAAGTTTGTTTTGGGCTACACGCACCCAGATTTTTTTTTGGTATTTTCTCATTTTATGCTTTATTTTTATTTTTTTTGTGCCAGTATTTCGTTATTTTTTATATGCCCAAGTTGAGAGGCGTGTTCATAAAGAAATTAACGAAAAAATGGATATTTTTCTCGAATTAGTTAACGGGAATCCTAAATTATTTGATTATCTGGAAAATGGCGAACAAGACGATACAATTAATCTACTTAAGGAGGCAGATAATCGCTTAATTAAACCGCCAAAATCGTTAGAAGAGTTAAAAGATTTTTTTGATGCTTTTTTGGTAAATCAAATTCCCGAAGACGACACATTTTTAATTGCTTTAACAGAAGAAAAATTTTACAAATCCAGCCCTAGAGGTAGACCAAAAGAACTGAGCAGAGACTCATCACTCATGCGATATTGGTCAAAATTAACTCAACCAGAGGAAGGAGAAAGGAGGCTTCCTGGTAGTAGTGTGGAAAATATTATTTATCTTGCTCAACCTGTAAAAATTCAGGGTGAAATTATAGGGGTGTTTGTAATTGCACATACTACGGCTGGGGAACACGGAGAAGTAGTAGAAGCTATCAGAGTTATTATCCCTGTGAGTGCAGGAATTTTAGTTTTAGCTTTAGTTTTAGCTTGGTTCGCTTCAGGCAAAATTCTTGCACCTTTACGCTTGCTAACTCAAACTGTGCGTAATATTAGCGAATCAGATTTAAATCAGCGCCTCTCTATCCCTGGGGAGGGTGAACTTGCAGAACTAGCAGCTACTTTTAATGAAATGATGGATAGGCTACAAGCTGCTTTCATCAGCCAGCGAGACTTCATTAACGATGCTGGCCATGAATTACGCACGCCTATTACAATTATTCGTGGTCATTTAGAATTGATGGGTGATGACCCGCAAGAAATCCAAGAAACTCTAGCGTTAGTAATGGATGAGCTAGAACGGATGAACCGATTTGTGAATGACTTAAGTTTACTAGCAAAGGCGGAACGTCCTGATTTTTTGTATTTAGAAACAGTCGATATTAGCGCCCTCACCGAAGAATTATTTGTGAAAGTTCAAGCTTTAGGCGATCGCAACTGGCAACTGAAGACTACTGCTAAAGGTAGAATTGTTGCAGATCGCCAGCGTTTGACTCAGGCTGTAATGAATTTAGTGCAAAATGCTACTCAGCATACAAAAACTACTGATACAATCACCCTGGGTTCAGCTATTAATCGAGGTAAACTTAGGTTTTGGGTAAGTGACACTGGCGAAGGTATTGCACAAGTTGATCAACAAAGAATTTTCCAGCGTTTTGCGCGTGCTGCAAATAGTCGTCGTCGTTCCGAAGGAGCCGGGTTAGGATTATCGATAGTTCAAGTCATTGTAGAGGCTCACGGTGGACAAGTTACTCTTGAAA
- a CDS encoding IS5 family transposase (programmed frameshift) — MARKSYPTDLTDMEWEILAPLIPPAKEGGHPRTTDMREVCNAIYYHLKTGCQWNMLPGDFPPSSTVYNYYRKWQRKGVWEKLNHSLRGQVRLKLGKSTQPSALAADSQSVKTDPKKGDVYGFDGGKKVKGRKRQTLVDSLGLLLKVVVSEANAPERVLAAYALMELLEERPELLEKVEVLWVDSGYDGDKFALCVWLMIQAHVEVIRRTESEFQVLPKRWVVERTFGWFNQYHRLSKDYERLPEMSEAAIYAVMTRIMLRRLVV; from the exons ATGGCGCGAAAGTCTTACCCCACAGACTTAACAGATATGGAGTGGGAAATCCTAGCCCCCTTGATTCCACCAGCGAAAGAAGGAGGACACCCGCGCACAACTGATATGCGGGAGGTATGCAACGCTATCTACTATCACCTGAAGACAGGATGCCAATGGAATATGCTTCCGGGAGACTTCCCGCCCAGCTCAACTGTATACAACTACTACCGCAAATGGCAGCGCAAAGGGGTATGGGAAAAATTAAACCATTCATTACGCGGTCAGGTTCGCTTAAAATTAGGTAAATCAACACAACCCAGCGCCCTCGCCGCAGACAGTCAGTCAGTTAAAACTGACC CAAAAAAGGGGGATGTGTACGGTTTTGATGGCGGTAAAAAGGTAAAAGGGCGAAAGCGACAGACTTTGGTTGATAGCCTGGGATTATTGTTGAAAGTGGTTGTAAGTGAAGCAAATGCCCCAGAGCGAGTGCTTGCTGCCTATGCTTTGATGGAATTGTTAGAGGAGCGTCCTGAATTACTTGAGAAAGTTGAAGTTTTATGGGTTGATTCCGGTTATGACGGTGATAAGTTTGCTCTTTGTGTTTGGTTGATGATCCAAGCTCATGTTGAAGTCATACGGCGTACCGAGTCAGAATTTCAGGTTTTACCGAAACGTTGGGTAGTCGAAAGAACATTTGGGTGGTTTAACCAATATCATCGTCTCAGCAAAGATTATGAGCGCCTACCCGAAATGAGTGAAGCTGCTATATATGCTGTTATGACTCGGATTATGTTGCGTCGTCTTGTCGTCTAA
- the ftsH3 gene encoding ATP-dependent zinc metalloprotease FtsH3 codes for MNKRWRNAGLYTLLFIVVIALGTAFFDKQPQNTQTWRYSQFIQEVNNGGVAQVRLSADRSTALVKSKDGTQIKVTLVNDPDLINTLTSKNVDFSVLPQTDEGFWFKALSSLFFPVLLLVGLFFLLRRAQSGPGSQAMNFGKSKARVQMEPQTQVTFGDVAGIDQAKLELNEVVDFLKNADRFTAVGAKIPKGVLLVGPPGTGKTLLARAVAGEAGVPFFSISGSEFVEMFVGVGASRVRDLFEQAKSNAPCIVFIDEIDAVGRQRGAGLGGGNDEREQTLNQLLTEMDGFEGNTGIIIIAATNRPDVLDAALLRPGRFDRQVVVDRPDYAGRSEILKVHARGKTLAKDVDLDKIARRTPGFTGADLSNLLNEAAILAARRNLTEISMDEINDAIDRVLAGPEKKDRVMSEKRKTLVAYHEAGHALVGALMPDYDPVQKISIIPRGRAGGLTWFTPSEDRMDTGLYSRAYLENQMAVALGGRLAEEIIFGEEEVTTGASNDLQQVARVARQMITRFGMSDRLGPVALGRQQGNMFLGRDIMSERDFSEETAAAIDEEVRKLVDTAYIRAKEVLVNNRHVLDQIAQMLVDKETVDAEELQEILANNDVKTAAFA; via the coding sequence GTGAATAAAAGATGGAGAAATGCGGGGCTGTACACGCTACTGTTTATTGTTGTCATTGCTCTGGGAACAGCATTCTTTGACAAACAACCACAAAATACACAAACATGGCGTTACAGTCAATTTATTCAAGAAGTGAACAACGGTGGAGTTGCACAAGTTAGGCTGAGTGCAGATCGTTCCACAGCCCTTGTCAAGTCTAAGGATGGAACTCAGATTAAGGTGACGTTAGTTAACGACCCCGACTTGATCAACACTCTCACCTCAAAAAACGTTGATTTTTCCGTTTTACCTCAAACCGACGAAGGCTTTTGGTTTAAAGCACTGAGCAGCTTATTTTTCCCTGTACTACTTTTAGTTGGTTTATTTTTCTTACTCCGCCGCGCTCAAAGTGGACCCGGTAGCCAAGCCATGAACTTTGGTAAATCCAAAGCCAGAGTGCAAATGGAACCCCAAACCCAGGTAACATTTGGTGATGTTGCTGGGATTGACCAAGCCAAGCTCGAATTAAACGAAGTTGTAGACTTTCTGAAAAACGCCGATCGCTTTACCGCAGTCGGTGCAAAAATTCCTAAAGGAGTATTATTAGTTGGGCCTCCAGGTACGGGTAAAACCTTACTGGCTCGTGCTGTAGCTGGGGAAGCTGGTGTACCTTTCTTCTCAATCTCTGGTTCAGAATTTGTGGAAATGTTTGTGGGTGTGGGTGCTTCCCGTGTCCGTGATTTATTTGAACAAGCTAAATCTAACGCTCCCTGTATTGTCTTCATCGATGAAATTGATGCAGTTGGTCGTCAACGGGGTGCTGGTTTAGGCGGTGGTAACGATGAACGGGAACAAACCCTCAACCAGTTACTCACCGAAATGGATGGTTTTGAAGGTAACACTGGGATTATTATTATCGCTGCTACCAACCGTCCCGACGTATTAGACGCAGCGCTATTACGTCCTGGTCGCTTTGACCGTCAAGTTGTTGTAGACCGTCCCGACTACGCCGGACGTAGCGAAATTCTCAAAGTTCACGCCCGTGGTAAAACCTTAGCCAAAGATGTGGACTTGGATAAAATCGCCCGTCGTACCCCTGGTTTCACGGGCGCAGATTTATCTAACCTGTTGAATGAAGCGGCAATTTTGGCAGCCCGTCGCAACTTAACCGAAATTTCGATGGACGAAATTAATGATGCCATCGATCGCGTGTTAGCTGGCCCAGAAAAGAAAGACCGAGTAATGAGCGAAAAACGCAAGACCTTGGTAGCTTATCACGAAGCTGGTCACGCCTTAGTTGGTGCATTGATGCCCGACTATGACCCAGTACAAAAGATTAGTATCATTCCTCGCGGTCGTGCAGGTGGTTTAACTTGGTTCACCCCCAGCGAAGACCGGATGGATACTGGTTTATACAGCCGCGCCTATCTAGAAAATCAGATGGCTGTGGCATTAGGTGGTCGTTTAGCTGAAGAAATCATCTTTGGTGAAGAAGAAGTTACCACAGGTGCTTCTAACGACCTACAGCAAGTAGCACGTGTAGCCCGTCAGATGATCACCCGATTTGGGATGAGCGATCGCTTGGGGCCTGTTGCGCTGGGTCGTCAACAAGGTAATATGTTCCTCGGACGCGATATCATGTCAGAGCGCGACTTCTCAGAAGAAACCGCTGCGGCCATTGACGAAGAAGTCCGTAAACTAGTGGATACAGCCTACATCCGCGCTAAAGAAGTGTTAGTCAACAACCGCCACGTTTTAGATCAAATAGCACAAATGCTGGTTGATAAAGAAACAGTAGATGCCGAAGAATTGCAAGAAATATTGGCCAATAATGATGTAAAAACAGCCGCCTTTGCTTAA
- a CDS encoding zinc ABC transporter substrate-binding protein: MLNKLLFSHSLRIAFITLLIGLAGCSRQATNTSFTQTTTVDENLPKVVATTSILCDLIKQVAENTVNIACLIPPGTDPHNYQPNTADRETIDQANLIFYNGYNFEPSLIRIIKSTSNTAPKIAVSQLAVPKPQRFIEDRQRVIDPHIWHNAKYGIKMVEVISNNLKKLEPDNAGIYNSNTKRIKSELTQLDSWIKTKIATIPREKRKLVTTHNALAYYTKAYNIPLAGVLAGINPNDKPTDGQINNLVNEIQQAKVPTIFAETYINPKLIKSVAQAAEVKVSERGLYTDSLGDTNSDANSYQKMLEANTRTIVEGLGGTYLIFQPKTSN, encoded by the coding sequence ATGCTAAACAAATTACTATTTAGTCATTCCTTACGCATTGCTTTTATTACCTTATTGATTGGATTGGCTGGTTGTTCAAGACAAGCCACTAATACTTCATTTACTCAAACCACAACAGTAGATGAAAATCTTCCTAAAGTTGTCGCTACAACCAGCATATTATGTGACTTAATTAAACAAGTTGCAGAAAATACAGTGAATATCGCCTGTTTAATTCCTCCAGGTACTGACCCCCATAACTATCAACCAAACACAGCAGACCGTGAAACTATTGACCAAGCGAATTTGATTTTTTACAATGGCTACAATTTTGAACCGAGTTTGATCAGAATTATTAAATCAACTAGCAATACTGCACCCAAAATAGCTGTAAGTCAGTTAGCAGTTCCTAAACCACAAAGATTTATTGAAGATAGACAAAGAGTTATAGACCCCCATATTTGGCACAATGCTAAATATGGTATCAAAATGGTGGAAGTAATCAGCAATAATCTGAAGAAATTAGAGCCTGATAATGCAGGAATTTATAACAGTAATACCAAACGGATTAAAAGTGAACTAACTCAGTTAGATAGTTGGATAAAAACCAAAATAGCTACTATTCCTCGTGAGAAACGTAAATTAGTTACAACCCATAATGCACTGGCTTATTATACTAAAGCATATAATATTCCATTAGCAGGAGTTTTAGCTGGTATTAACCCAAATGACAAACCAACAGATGGACAGATCAACAATTTAGTTAATGAAATCCAGCAAGCTAAAGTACCAACTATTTTTGCTGAAACATATATTAATCCTAAATTAATTAAATCAGTAGCACAAGCAGCAGAAGTCAAAGTTTCTGAACGAGGGCTTTATACTGATAGTCTTGGAGATACCAATAGTGATGCTAATAGTTATCAAAAAATGTTGGAGGCAAATACCCGTACAATTGTAGAAGGTTTAGGAGGAACTTATTTAATATTTCAACCAAAAACTAGTAATTAG
- a CDS encoding response regulator transcription factor, translating into MNKILIAEDEVRIATFIEKGLRKNGFLTAVASDGKQALQMASNKEFTLLLLDLGLPIKDGWSVLQELRSQDKVLPIILLTAMNDERHCTIAFNLGANAYVNKPFRFSDLLEKINLYLENT; encoded by the coding sequence ATGAATAAAATATTAATAGCAGAAGATGAAGTACGTATAGCTACTTTTATAGAAAAAGGTCTACGTAAAAATGGTTTTTTAACGGCAGTTGCATCGGATGGAAAACAGGCATTACAAATGGCTTCCAATAAAGAGTTTACATTATTATTGCTTGACTTAGGCCTACCAATAAAAGATGGGTGGTCTGTTTTACAAGAACTGCGTAGCCAAGATAAAGTATTACCAATCATTCTCTTAACTGCAATGAATGATGAGCGTCATTGTACAATTGCGTTTAATTTAGGTGCTAATGCTTATGTAAATAAGCCATTTCGATTTAGTGATTTATTAGAGAAAATTAACCTATATCTAGAAAATACATAA
- a CDS encoding GrpB family protein, translating to MKVEVVPHNPNWRSQFENESKQIALAFGENVVTIHHIGSTSIPNIYAKPIIDFLIEVKDITKVDEQSSVMEALGYEVMGEFGIPGRRYFRKEKENIRTHNVHTFGVNSPEIIRHLAFRDYMIAHPEAAQKYSELKRQLAKQYPNDINGYMDGKDSFIKEMEQKALIWRELQQNKHG from the coding sequence ATGAAGGTAGAAGTTGTACCCCATAATCCTAACTGGCGTAGTCAATTTGAAAATGAATCTAAGCAGATTGCGCTGGCGTTTGGCGAGAATGTAGTTACTATTCATCATATTGGTAGTACGTCAATTCCCAATATCTATGCCAAACCAATTATTGATTTTTTGATAGAAGTCAAAGATATCACCAAGGTAGATGAGCAAAGTTCAGTGATGGAAGCATTAGGCTATGAAGTCATGGGTGAGTTTGGCATCCCAGGCCGTCGTTACTTTCGCAAAGAGAAGGAAAATATCAGAACACATAATGTTCACACTTTTGGGGTGAATTCGCCGGAAATAATTAGACATTTGGCATTTCGTGATTACATGATTGCTCATCCTGAAGCGGCACAAAAATATAGTGAATTGAAGCGTCAATTAGCCAAGCAGTACCCTAACGATATAAATGGCTACATGGATGGCAAAGATAGTTTTATCAAAGAGATGGAACAAAAAGCTTTGATCTGGCGAGAATTGCAGCAAAATAAACATGGTTAG
- a CDS encoding aminotransferase class IV produces the protein MYWYNGKLIEAQTLELDINDPGLLYGATVFTTLRVYENSLDSSLTNWQAHCDRLKLSLQVFAWQQPDWQQIYQGAEILIQHFPVLRITLFPDGREWIIGRNLPADLLEKQQNGVKCATAQPEFSRNLPSHKTGNYLSAWLAKNSVQALAAEEAILVDGLGNWLETSTGNLWGWRDGDWWTPPEYVGILPGIRRSQIIQWLENQQIQVRQEAWTPELVTEFEAIAYTNSVVEIIPIHTVEQASGSLQYNPHHLNFQQIRRLFSMTTVPFWYTLK, from the coding sequence ATTTATTGGTACAACGGCAAATTGATTGAAGCTCAAACCCTGGAATTAGATATTAATGATCCGGGGTTGCTTTATGGTGCGACGGTATTTACTACGCTGCGGGTTTATGAGAATTCCCTCGACAGTAGTTTAACTAACTGGCAAGCTCACTGCGATCGCCTGAAGTTGAGTTTACAAGTTTTTGCTTGGCAACAACCAGATTGGCAGCAAATATATCAAGGTGCAGAAATTCTCATCCAACATTTCCCTGTTCTCAGAATTACCTTATTTCCTGATGGTAGGGAATGGATAATTGGCAGAAATTTACCAGCAGATTTATTAGAAAAACAACAAAATGGGGTGAAATGCGCCACTGCACAACCAGAATTTTCTCGCAACTTGCCTTCTCATAAAACAGGTAATTATTTAAGTGCGTGGTTAGCGAAAAATAGTGTACAAGCTTTAGCCGCCGAGGAAGCGATTTTAGTTGATGGGTTGGGGAATTGGCTAGAAACGAGTACTGGTAACCTTTGGGGATGGCGAGATGGTGATTGGTGGACACCGCCCGAATATGTAGGGATTTTACCCGGAATTAGGCGATCGCAAATTATCCAATGGCTGGAAAATCAACAGATACAAGTGCGACAGGAGGCTTGGACACCTGAGTTAGTCACCGAATTTGAAGCGATCGCCTACACTAATAGTGTGGTAGAAATTATCCCTATTCATACCGTTGAGCAAGCTTCAGGGTCGCTACAATATAATCCCCACCATCTCAATTTTCAGCAAATCAGGAGGCTTTTTAGCATGACAACCGTACCATTCTGGTATACCTTAAAATAA
- a CDS encoding response regulator transcription factor, which produces MNRILIAEDEPRIAAFIEKGLRSHGFTTSVAVDAHSATEMALGSAFDLMILDLGLPGKDGLDVLEELRGQGENFPVIILTARDDIQDKVAGFEAGADDYITKPFRFEELLVRVKARLRNSVSSQASDEMVLKIGNIILDLRSRKVKVGNKTLELPAREFTLAETFFRHPGQVLSREQLLDRVWGYDYDPGSNIVDVYVGYLRKKLGNNLIETVRGMGYRLRT; this is translated from the coding sequence ATGAATCGAATTCTTATTGCTGAGGATGAACCCAGAATAGCGGCGTTTATTGAGAAAGGATTGCGTTCTCACGGTTTTACAACCTCTGTAGCGGTTGATGCACACTCAGCTACGGAAATGGCGTTAGGTAGTGCTTTTGACTTGATGATTTTAGATTTAGGGCTTCCAGGTAAAGACGGCTTAGATGTTTTGGAAGAATTACGCGGACAAGGTGAAAATTTTCCTGTAATTATTTTGACTGCGCGTGATGACATTCAAGATAAAGTTGCAGGATTTGAAGCAGGTGCAGATGACTATATTACTAAGCCTTTTCGATTTGAAGAATTGTTAGTACGGGTAAAGGCGAGATTGCGTAACAGTGTTAGCAGCCAAGCTAGTGATGAGATGGTACTGAAGATTGGCAATATAATTTTGGATTTGCGATCGCGTAAAGTAAAAGTTGGTAACAAAACACTAGAACTACCAGCACGGGAATTTACCCTCGCCGAAACCTTCTTTCGCCATCCTGGCCAAGTTTTGAGTCGTGAACAATTGTTAGATAGGGTATGGGGTTACGACTATGATCCAGGTTCTAATATTGTTGATGTTTATGTTGGTTACTTGCGTAAAAAATTAGGCAATAACCTGATTGAAACTGTTCGAGGTATGGGTTATCGTTTGCGAACATGA
- a CDS encoding WD40 repeat domain-containing protein — protein MTKSLDAVAITPNGKTLLTGGHILQTWDLATGKRIRIFRSSGWTFYINISSDSEILLTQGSAGKIIWNLQSGKKIRRYLGTYTVMWVISPNSKTVVGEDGFDGKIKVWDLITGKELLVLDNQGAIAVRKLSFSQDGKLVAGSGDDGIKIWNFETGEQIQRVDKFKNVQFHKHLNHVGNVIFNFDNQTLFSSGSDGLIQIWDVKTGKNVGTLKEKNHIIDLAMSNDSQILVGFARNAQNQQTIEVWKPD, from the coding sequence TTGACAAAAAGTCTTGATGCTGTAGCAATCACTCCAAATGGAAAAACTCTATTGACTGGTGGACATATTCTCCAAACTTGGGATTTAGCAACTGGAAAACGAATCCGTATATTTAGAAGTAGCGGTTGGACATTCTATATAAACATTAGTTCTGACAGTGAAATTTTACTTACTCAAGGAAGTGCTGGTAAGATAATTTGGAATTTACAAAGTGGTAAGAAAATTCGCAGATATCTTGGAACATATACTGTAATGTGGGTTATTAGCCCAAATAGTAAAACCGTGGTTGGCGAAGATGGCTTTGATGGCAAAATCAAGGTCTGGGATTTAATTACAGGAAAAGAACTACTTGTATTAGATAATCAAGGTGCGATCGCAGTACGCAAACTTTCTTTTAGTCAAGATGGAAAATTAGTAGCGGGAAGTGGCGATGATGGTATTAAAATTTGGAATTTTGAGACAGGAGAACAAATTCAAAGAGTTGATAAATTTAAAAATGTTCAGTTCCATAAGCATCTTAATCATGTCGGGAATGTGATATTCAACTTTGATAATCAAACCTTATTTAGTTCAGGTAGCGATGGCTTAATTCAAATTTGGGATGTGAAGACTGGCAAAAATGTAGGAACACTTAAGGAAAAAAATCACATTATTGATCTAGCAATGAGTAATGATAGTCAAATATTAGTAGGTTTTGCTAGAAATGCTCAAAATCAGCAAACTATCGAGGTATGGAAACCGGACTAA